The following is a genomic window from Sphingorhabdus sp. Alg231-15.
ATGAAGTCGGTCTGAAGGCCAAGCTTCTCGATAATCGGGTCACTTTGAACATTGCTGCTTTCCATGAAGAATTCACGAACTTCCAAATTCTTGAGTTTACCGGTGCGCAGTTCCAGACATTCAACGTGCCAAAGGCGAAAACCACCGGGGTGGAAATCGAGACGGTCATTCGTCCGGATGATAATTTCACTTTGAATGCGGGTTTGACTTATACTGATGCGAGATATCCCAGTGACTGCGCAGGCGATCTCGCCGATCTGCAGGTGCTAAACCTCTGCGGTGCCTCCCTCACCAACGCACCGGACATTGTGGCCATTGCGGGGGCGACTTATGAGAATGATCTCGGCAATAATCTTGACTTCTTTCTCAACGGTCAAATCCGTATGGAAAGTGACCGCCGGACTTCGACCCAGCCGTCAGACTCGACCGATCTTACGGACCAGACGCCGCTCCCCTTTGATATTCAGGATGGAAATGCCAAGATCAACCTGCGCGCAGGGATTGGTAGTCAGGATGATAGCTGGGGTATCGAAGCATGGGTCAATAACCTGACCAACGAGGTAACCCGGGGCGTCACCTTTAACACCGTATTGCGATCAGGCTCACGCTCGGCTTACCTACAAGAACCAAGAACATTTGGTGTAACGCTCCGCGGAAAATTCTAATATTCACGGGACTTTAGGGGGGGGATTTCGTCAGCATGAATCGGGGCCGGTTTTCCGGCCCCTTTTTGTGCTGCCTGTAGGTTAACGCTCGCTGGGTGGTATGCTGATAGCATCAAATATACAACAGATTGTGATTTGGACTATCGATTATCGCTAAAATCCGTGTGGTTTCCATTGTATCATTTTTACCACGGCTGGCCATATTCTACACAAACATGTGTATATCCGCTTGATTTAGCGGCCTAACTACACGACCTATAGGTTCGAAACCGCCATGATAAGATCATTGTCCTTCCCCAAAATAATGGGACAAATGACAAGTGGCGGTGAAGTTCAACGGGAGAGAATGATTATGAAAAGTTTGAATCGCGTCCTTATGGCAGCCTTGTGTACAAGCGCCATGACAGTTCCTGCCTACGCACAGGATACCGGTGCTGAAGAGTTTGATGACAATGTCATCATCGTGACGGCCACCCGCCGTGCAGAAGATGTACAAGATATTCCGCTTGCAGTGACCGCGGTTAGCCCGGTCCAACTGGAGCAACAGGGCGTTGTCAACGTTCAGAATATCGGCAGTGTCTCTCCCAGCTTCTCGACCTCCAATGCGCAGATCGCATCCGGGTCGGTGGTTTTGCGGATCCGCGGTGTTGGTACTACCTCCAACAATATTGGCTTTGAGTCTGCTGTCGGTATTTTCGTCGACGGTGTTTATCAGTCACGTCCCGGCGTCGCGCTTTCTGAATTTGTCGATGTTGAGCGGGTTGAAGTTCTGCGCGGACCACAAGGTACGTTGTTTGGACGGAATACCTCTGCCGGTGCTTTGAACATCACCAACAAGCGTCCTGACGTTTCTGAATTTGGTGGGTTTGTTAACGCAAGCTACGGCAACTATGATCTGATCAGCGTGCAAGGTGCGGTTAACGCGCCAATTGTCGAAGATACATTGGCTGTTCGTCTAACCGGTGCTTATCGCCAGCGTGACGGCTATATTGATGTTGTCGATGGCGCGGGCAATGACATTGGCGATACCAATGACATCGACCAATATCTCATCCGTGGCCAGATTGGCTATGAAGGCGATAGCGGTTTGACCGTTCGCCTGATCGGTGACTATTCCAAGAGCACGTCCAGCTGTTGTGGTGCAGTTGAGCTATTGGCATCTCCGCTTGCGATTGGCGGAATGGCTGCGCCCAATGTTGCTACGACTCCCTTTGATCAGACTGCGGCCGAACAGGCACTGGATGATCGGATCTCAACCCAAAGCTTCTTGCCAGAAGCGGACGTAGATCAATGGGGCATCAGTGCTGAAGTGGAATTCCCACTCGGCGATAATGCAGACGTAATCTACATTGGTTCTTATCGTGATTTTGAATCCGTCGAATCCTATGATTCTGACTTTTCCGGTTTGAGTGTATTCGACGTAGATCGTCTGAACACAGAAATCACCACAATGACACATGAATTGCGGTTCCAGGGTGAATTGTTCGATGGTCGTTTGAATTGGTTGGTCGGCGCCTATTATTCCGACGAAGAAATCCGGCAACAGACGGATTTCTCGTTGGGCGCTGATTATGATGCGCTGGTTGGTGCAATATTCGGCGGCGCGGTAGGACCAGCTCCACTGACACTATTTTCTGGTGTAAGCCCAGCCACGGTGACGGCGACGAATGCTTATGCCCAAGATAGTGAGAGCTTTTCTTTCTTCACGCATAATACGCTTGAGATTACCGACAGCTTGGATTTCACCGTTGGTCTGCGCTATTCTGATGAAAGCAAGACCGGTAGCTTCAGTCAGCCTGCTTCCAATAATGGCGTTTGCCCAGCGATTGTCAGCAATCTTGGTGGTGTAACACCTGCGGGTGCTGCTCCAATACCGCCTGCATCACCGGCTACCGCTGCATTGCGTGGTGGTTTGTTCGGACTGGGCTGCTTCGCCTTTGTTGCTCCAGCTGATTTGCCAGGATCGGCAACCGCACCAGGCAACGGTCTTCCTCTACCGCGAACCTACTCGGAAGATTTCAGTGACAGTGAGTTGATTTACACGATCAAGGCATCTTACGAGTTTGCTGCTCCGATCAACATTTATGCCAGCTTTACGCATGGTTATAAGTCAGGTGGCTTCAACCTCGATTCTACCGCAGCCGTTAACGGCGCTGATCCGAGCTTCCTGTCCGAAGAAGTTGACGCTTATGAAATTGGTCTGAAAAGCAAGTTCCTTGACAATGCTATCACCTTGAATGTGGCAGCTTTTTATCAAGAATTCTCGAACTTCCAGGTTCTGGAATTTACTGGTGCTCAGTTCCAAACTTTCAACGTACCAAAAGCAGAAACGCAAGGTGTGGAAATCGAAGCGGTCATCCGTCCTGACGATCATCTCACGGTCAATGCCGGCGTAACCTACACGGATGCAAACTATCCGAGCGACTGTGCGGGAACGCAAACGTCAAACAATGTGCTTTCGCTGTGCGGAAACTCTTTGACCAACGCGCCTCAGATTGTTGCCATTACCGGCGCAACCTATGAGCGTGATCTTGGCGACAGTCTTGATTTCTTCCTAAACGGTCAGGTGCGCTTCGAAAGCGACCGTCGGACATCCACACAAGCGTTTGATCCATCAGATCTGACGACGCGGACACCGGTTCCATTTGATGTTCAGGACGGCAATGTCAAAATCAACCTGCGCGCCGGTATCGGTAGCCAGGATGATAGCTGGGGCATTGAAGCCTGGGTTCAGAACCTGACCAATGAAACAACACGTGGTGTTACCTTTAACACCGTGCTGCGCGGCGGATCACGCTCTGCTTTCCCGCAAGAGCCACGGACATTTGGTCTGACCCTTCGCGGTGCATTCTAAGATTTAAACAGTTTGGGGGCATTTCGTCACCACAAGGAGGGGCCGGTTATTCCGGCCCCTTTTTTGTTGCTGTGCATATGCCGGTTGCGCAGTTGTCCGATCGGTGCAAAACTTCTCTCATGAGCAACTATAGTTTTCAAACCGTTCCGGTCCTTCATTTTGGCGAGGGCTGTCTTTCTTTATTGGCCGATCAAGTCGCGGCCCTAGGCGGCTCCCGTCCGCTGATCGTAACTGACAAAGGTATTGTCGGTGCAGGCCTCGTCGCCCCGGTGGAGCAAGCGCTGGCCGAGGCTGGTCTGACAGCTCAGATATATGATACGGTGGTCGCCGATCCACCTGAGGCAATTGTCGAGCAAGCCATAAAGTTGGCGAAGAACGCGGATGTTGATATTGTCATCGGCCTTGGCGGCGGCAGCTCTTTGGATACAGCCAAGGTGGTTGCAGCACTGGCCATTGAAGGCGCGCAAAGCCTTTCTGATATCTATGGTGTAGCCCAATTGGATCGCAAAGGCCTGCCCACCATTTTGATCCCGACGACGTCCGGCACGGGTTCGGAGGTTACCGCCATTTCCATTCTTACTACCGGTGAAACGACCAAAGCCGGAATTGTTTCGCCGCATCTGTTCGCTGACGCTGCAATCCTGGACCCTTGTCTGACGCTCGGCCTTCCCGCAAACGTGACCGCAGCAACCGGTATTGATGCAATGGTCCACGCGATTGAGGCCTTTACCGGTCGCAATGCCAAAAATCCGGTGTCGGATATGCTGGCCATCGAGGCGTTGAAATTACTGACAGCAAATATTGAAACGGCATGTTCGGATGGCACTAACATGGCTGCACGCGAAGCCATGCTGCGTGGGTCGATGCTGGCAGGGCAGGCCTTTGCCAATTC
Proteins encoded in this region:
- a CDS encoding TonB-dependent receptor, giving the protein MKSLNRVLMAALCTSAMTVPAYAQDTGAEEFDDNVIIVTATRRAEDVQDIPLAVTAVSPVQLEQQGVVNVQNIGSVSPSFSTSNAQIASGSVVLRIRGVGTTSNNIGFESAVGIFVDGVYQSRPGVALSEFVDVERVEVLRGPQGTLFGRNTSAGALNITNKRPDVSEFGGFVNASYGNYDLISVQGAVNAPIVEDTLAVRLTGAYRQRDGYIDVVDGAGNDIGDTNDIDQYLIRGQIGYEGDSGLTVRLIGDYSKSTSSCCGAVELLASPLAIGGMAAPNVATTPFDQTAAEQALDDRISTQSFLPEADVDQWGISAEVEFPLGDNADVIYIGSYRDFESVESYDSDFSGLSVFDVDRLNTEITTMTHELRFQGELFDGRLNWLVGAYYSDEEIRQQTDFSLGADYDALVGAIFGGAVGPAPLTLFSGVSPATVTATNAYAQDSESFSFFTHNTLEITDSLDFTVGLRYSDESKTGSFSQPASNNGVCPAIVSNLGGVTPAGAAPIPPASPATAALRGGLFGLGCFAFVAPADLPGSATAPGNGLPLPRTYSEDFSDSELIYTIKASYEFAAPINIYASFTHGYKSGGFNLDSTAAVNGADPSFLSEEVDAYEIGLKSKFLDNAITLNVAAFYQEFSNFQVLEFTGAQFQTFNVPKAETQGVEIEAVIRPDDHLTVNAGVTYTDANYPSDCAGTQTSNNVLSLCGNSLTNAPQIVAITGATYERDLGDSLDFFLNGQVRFESDRRTSTQAFDPSDLTTRTPVPFDVQDGNVKINLRAGIGSQDDSWGIEAWVQNLTNETTRGVTFNTVLRGGSRSAFPQEPRTFGLTLRGAF
- a CDS encoding iron-containing alcohol dehydrogenase; the protein is MSNYSFQTVPVLHFGEGCLSLLADQVAALGGSRPLIVTDKGIVGAGLVAPVEQALAEAGLTAQIYDTVVADPPEAIVEQAIKLAKNADVDIVIGLGGGSSLDTAKVVAALAIEGAQSLSDIYGVAQLDRKGLPTILIPTTSGTGSEVTAISILTTGETTKAGIVSPHLFADAAILDPCLTLGLPANVTAATGIDAMVHAIEAFTGRNAKNPVSDMLAIEALKLLTANIETACSDGTNMAAREAMLRGSMLAGQAFANSPVGAIHALAYPLGGIYHVPHGLSNALVMPHIMQFNLEAAAAFYAELADALSIPKTGPNSAEARAQELIDYLEGLAVKVKAPRRLREVGIAEDAVDELAEAAMLQTRLLVNNPKELDLADAKRIYADAW